A window of Pectobacterium carotovorum genomic DNA:
GTTTAAAGTTACCGGCCAGCGTCCAATCACCAACGTTGTGATGATGGGAATGGGCGAACCGCTGCTGAACCTGACTAACGTGGTGCCAGCGATGGAAATCATGCTGGATGACTTCGGCTTTGGTTTATCCAAGCGCCGTGTGACGCTGTCCACGTCAGGCGTGGTGCCTGCGTTGGATAAACTGGGCGATATGATCGATGTTGCGCTGGCGATTTCTCTGCATGCGCCGACTGACGACATCCGCAACGAAATCATGCCGATCAACAAAAAGTACAATATCGAGACGTTCCTGAGCGCGGTACGTCGCTATCTGGAGAAATCCAATGCGAATCAGGGACGTGTTACCGTTGAGTATGTGATGTTGGATCATATCAATGACGGCACCGAACACGCGCATCAACTGGCTGAGTGCCTGAAAGATACGCCGTGCAAGATCAACCTGATTCCGTGGAACCCGTTCCCTGGCGCGCCGTATGGCCGCAGCTCAAACAGCCGCGTTGACCGTTTCTCCAAGGTACTGATGGAGTATGGTTTCACGACGATCGTACGTAAAACCCGTGGGGATGATATTGATGCTGCCTGCGGTCAGTTGGCGGGGGAAGTCGTAGACAGAACCAAACGTACGCTGAAGAAGAAAATGGCCGGTGAACCTATCACGGTGAAAGCGGTCTGATAGCAAATGGTCGCGGGTTAACGTAGAAGCGCTAACCCGACGTCATCCGCTGGGCTAATTTGCAGGGCAAAAGTAGGCAAATTGCGAGGTGCGCCGCGTTGTTGTCAGGTTTGACTGCCACCCTGTTCATATTCAGGTAACCTCTTTGGCTAGGACGACAAGGCGAGGGAACAGGGATGGCAAAGCCACTATCACAGGGATTTTCTTTAGTGCAGGGAATGTCTTTATCACAGGGAACGTATTGGCTGAGTGGCCTGTTCGCGCTGCTGTTGCTGGTGGGGTGTGTGAAATCGCCTCAGGAGACGACAAATCCAGCGGTCGCCCAAACCCGCTTGCAGTTAGGGTTGACCTATCTGGCGCACAATAATCTGGATGCGGCTCGGCAGAATCTTGAGAAGGCGGTAGCGATTGCTCCGCAGGATTATCGAACACAATTGGGGATGGCGCTTTACGAGCAGCGGATAGGTGAAAACCGTCTGGCTGAACAGCGTTATCAGCATGTGTTGAACATGGCGCCGGAAAATGGCAGCGTCATGAATAATTACGGTGCGTTTCTGTGTAGTTTAGGGCAGTATGTAGCGGCTCAGCGACAGTTTAGTGCGGCTGCACAACTTCCTGATTACAGTCAGGTTGCTGATGCGTTGGAAAATGCGGGATACTGCTTTTTCAATGCCGGACAGACTGAAGACGCGCGCAATTTATTAAGTCGGGCGCTGAAGTATGACCCGACGAAAGGCAGTGCCTTGCTGGCGGAAGCAAACCAACAGTTTGCTGCCGGGAAAAATGAGCAAGCGCGGCTGCTGCTTGATGTTTATCAGCATATTCTTCCGGCCAGTGCCGAAAGCTTATGGTTACAGATTCGTTTCGCCGCGTTAGCGGGCCATGATGGCGATAAAGAACGTTATGGCAACGTGCTGGCGCGAAGTTTTCCACAATCTAAACAGTACCAGCATTTCTTAGCTAATGAATACTGAAGCCACCCAAGATACAACAGAAGCAAAACTACCTGGCGAACGTCTGCGTGAGGCGCGTGAACGCCTTGGGCTAACTCAGCAAACTATTGCTGAGCGTTTGTGCCTTAAAATCACCACCGTTCGCGATATTGAAGACGGTACGACGCCTGCCGATTTAGCGCCGACTTTTCTGCGCGGCTATATCCGTTCTTATGCCAAGCTGGTTCATTTACCCGAAGATGAACTGCTTCCCTCTGTGGATAAGCAGGCCATACCTAAAACGATCTCAGTTTCGCCGATGCAGAGTTTTTCGCTGAAAAAAAGCCGCAAAAAGCGTGATGGCTGGTTGATGACAATCACCTGGCTGGTTGTGCTGGTTGTTCTGGGGCTAACGGGCGCATGGTGGTGGCAAAACCATCAGGCTCAGCAGGCGGAAATCAACAGCATGGTCGATCATGCCAGCTCGATACAGGCACAAACGGAAGGGCAGTCCGTTCCGCTAATGGACAACGGCACCGCGCAGGAAATAGAGACACCGGGTTCTGCTCCGGCTCCGGCTTCTACGCCAGTCGACCTTTCTGCCACTGGAACAGAGACACCTTCAACACCTTCTTCTGTTTCTACACCGTCTGCTGCACCGTCCAGCCAATCACCTTCACTCGCGAACGCCGCACAGCCACAAACTGCGGGTAATGTTCTGCTGGGGGCTGGGGCTGTCGCACCCGCTGCGGGTACGGTAGCGGAAGCTAATTCCGTCTCTGCGGCTCATGCATTGGTGATGACTTTCACGGCCGATTGCTGGCTGGAAGTCACGGATGCCAGCGGTAAGAAACTGTTCAGCGGCATGCAGCGCAATGGTGGCACACTGAACCTTGATGGTCAGTCACCCTATAAACTTAAAATTGGTGCGCCTGCTGCGGTACAAATTCAATTTCAAGGCAAGCCAGTCGATTTAAGCCGATTCGTGCGCAGCAGTCAGGTTGCACGCCTGACGCTAACGGCCGAATAACGTGTTGTTTAAGTAAGACTGCAATGTTGGAGATGAAGTAATGCATAACGCTGCACCCATAACCCGTCGAAAATCAACACGGATTTACGTCGGCAAGGTGCCTGTTGGTGATGGCGCACCGATTGCGGTGCAATCTATGACCAACACCCGAACCACCGACGTTGAAGCTACCGTCAACCAAATCAGAGCACTGGAACGCGTTGGCGTCGATATCGTCCGCGTTTCTGTGCCAACAATGGACGCGGCCGAAGCCTTTAAGCTTATCAAACAGCAGGTGAATGTCCCGCTCGTCGCCGACATTCATTTTGACTACCGCATTGCGCTGAAAGTCGCAGAATACGGCGTCGACTGTCTGCGCATCAACCCCGGCAATATTGGTAATGAAGAGCGTATTCGCTCGGTTGTCGACTGTGCGCGTTACAATAATATCCCGATCCGCATTGGCGTTAACGGCGGTTCGCTGGAAAAAGATTTGCAGGAAAAATACGGTGAACCAACGCCGGAAGCGCTGCTGGAATCAGCGATGCGCCATGTCGATATTCTTGACCGCCTGAACTTCGATCAGTTTAAAGTCAGCGTCAAAGCTTCGGATGTTTTTCTCGCGGTGCAATCCTATCGTCTGCTGGCTGCGCGTATCGATCAGCCGTTGCACCTCGGCATCACCGAAGCGGGTGGTGCACGTAGCGGTGCGGTGAAGTCGGCTATCGGCCTCGGTCTGCTGCTGTCTGAAGGTATTGGCGACACGCTGCGCATCTCGCTGGCGGCCGATCCGGTTGAAGAAGTGAAAGTTGGCTTCGATATCCTGAAGTCACTGCGCATTCGTGCGCGCGGAATTAACTTCATTGCTTGCCCGACCTGCTCTCGCCAGGAATTTGACGTGATTGGTACGGTGAACGCACTGGAACAACGGCTGGAAGATCTTATCACGCCGATGGATGTCTCGATTATTGGCTGTGTGGTGAATGGCCCCGGTGAAGCGCTGGTGTCGACCATTGGCGTCACGGGTGGACACAATAAGAGCGGCTTCTATGAAGACGGCGTGCGGCAGAGAGAGCGCTTCGATAACGAACAGATGATCGATCAGTTAGAAGCCAAGATCCGCGCGAAAGCCTCCATGATGGACGAAAATCAGCGTATTACCGTCAATCTGGTAGATAAGTAACTCTGACGGCGTGACGGTCTGCCGTCACCCGCCTAATTCACGATTCCTGAACCCGATGGGGAGGCCCCGCATTGAAGATGCGACGACAATCCCTCTATAATCGGGTTTATTTTTTGAAAAACGCATAGAGAACTGACGTGGCAAAAAATATTCAAGCCATCCGTGGCATGAACGATTACCTGCCAGCCGAAACGGCATTGTGGCAGCGTATTGAAAACAGCCTGAAACAGGTGCTCAGCGGCTACGGCTATAATGAAATTCGTTTGCCGATTGTCGAGCAAACGCCGCTGTTTAAGCGCGCTATTGGCGAAGTGACCGATGTCGTCGAAAAAGAGATGTATACCTTTGACGATCGCAATGGCGATAGCCTGACTCTGCGCCCGGAAGGGACGGCAGGCTGCGTCCGCGCCGGTATTGAGCACGGTATTCTCTATAATCAGGAACAGCGGCTGTGGTATGTCGGCCCAATGTTCCGCTACGAGCGTCCGCAGAAAGGGCGCTATCGTCAGTTCCATCAGTTGGGCTGTGAAGTGTTTGGTCTGCAAGGGCCGGATATTGATGCCGAACTGATCCTGATGACGGCCCGCTGGTGGCGTGTGCTGGGCATCGCCGATCATGTGAAGCTGGAACTGAACTCGATTGGTTCATTAGACGCGCGTGCGCGCTATCGCGAAGCGCTGGTGGCGTTCCTCGAACAGCATAAAGATCAGCTGGATGAAGACTGCCTGCGTCGGATGTACACCAACCCGCTGCGCGTTCTGGATACGAAAAATCCGCAGATTCAGGTGTTGCTGAATGACGCCCCGGTGCTGACGGACTACCTGGATGACGAATCGCGTGCACACTTTGAAGCGCTGGGTGAACTTTTAACGCAGTCCGGTATCCCATATACCGTTAATCCACGTCTGGTCCGCGGTTTGGATTACTATAACCGCACCGTATTTGAGTGGGTGACGACCAGTCTGGGCGCGCAGGGCACGGTCTGTGCCGGTGGGCGTTATGATGGTATGGTGGAACAACTGGGCGGGCACGCGACGCCAGCGGTTGGTTTTGCAATGGGTCTGGAACGTCTGGTTCTGCTGGTGCAGTCTGTGAACTCGGATTTCAAAGCACAGCCGAATGTGGATGTTTATCTGATTTCTTCCGGTACAGGAACGCAGGTTGCCGCGATGCAACTGGCGGAGAAATTACGTGACGCGCTGCCGCAGTTGAAACTGATGACCAACTACGGTGGCGGCAACTTTAAGAAGCAATTTGCCCGTGCTGATAAATGGGGCGCACGCGTCGCATTGGTATTAGGCGAAAATGAAGTGGCGGCCGGTCAGGTTGTGGTTAAAAACCTGAGCAATGGCGAGCAGGATACATTGGCACAGGCCGACGTCGCATCGCGGCTGGCAACGTTACTGGATTGAGGAGAGAGACACCGTGGAAGTCTATACCACAGAGAATGAACAGGTTGATGCACTACGTCGTTTCCTCGCGGAGAACGGAAAGGCGTTAGTTGTCGGTGTTGTGCTAGGCGTTGGCGCACTGGTTGGCTGGCGTTTCTGGCAAAGCCACCAAAATGACAGCGTGATGGCGGCATCTGCATCTTATCAGCAGGTGACGGAGCAATTGGCCGAAGGCAAAGCCGACGCGATTACGGCAACCGAGAAATTTACGGCTGAGAATAAGAATACCTATGGCGCGCTGGCTTCTCTGGAACTGGCTCGTCATTACGTTGATCAGAAAGATTTTGCTAAAGCAGCACAGCAGCTGGTACAGGCGCAGTCGCAGACTAAAGATGCCGACCTGCTGGCCGTGGTGAATCTGCGTCTGGCGCGAGTTCAGCTACAGGAAAACAAAGCGGATGACGCGCTGAAAACGTTGGATGCCATCAAGCTGGAAGGCTGGGCATCACAGGCTGCGGAAGTGCGTGGTGATATTCTGGTGAGCAAAGGGGATAATCAGGCTGCGCGTGATGCCTACAACAAAGGGTTGTCTTCCAATCCATCGCAGGCACAGCAAGCGTTACTGCGTATGAAACTGAATAACCTGTCCAGCTAAGAGGAATTCCATGCAATTGCGTAAAACACTTTTGGTAGGACTGGTTTCTGTTGCCCTGCTGAGCGGATGCTCGCTATTTAACAGCGAAGAAGATGTTGTCACTATGTCTCCACTGCCGCAGGTGGAAAACCAGTTCACGCCAACCAAGGTGTGGAACAGCTCGGTTGGGAGTGGTATTGGCGAGTTTTATTCCAATCTTCACCCCGCATGGCAGGATAACCACGTTTTTGCGGCCGATCGTCGTGGTACCGTAAAAGCGATGGATCTGAGTGACGGCAAAGAAATTTGGCGCGCGGATCTGTCAGAGAAGACCAATTTCTTCTCCCGCAATAATCCAGCGCTGCTGTCTGGCGGCGTAACGGTTTCTGGTAACCATGTCTATGTCGGCAGCGAAAGGGCGCAGGTCTATGCGCTGAATGCGGAAGATGGTGCGCCGGTATGGCAGACTAAAGTGGCTGGTGAAGCGTTGTCTCGCCCTGTCGTCAGTGACGGCGTGGTGCTGATTCACACCAGCAACGGCATGTTGCAGGCATTGAATGAAGCGGATGGCGCAATCAAGTGGAGCGTCAATCTGGATATGCCGACGCTGTCTCTGCGCGGCGAATCTGCCCCGACAACCGCATTTGGTGCGGCGATTGTGGGTGGTGATAACGGCCGTGTGAACGCCGTGATGATCAATCAGGGCCAGCTCATTTGGCAACAGCGTATTTCACAGCCGAGTGGCGCCACTGAAATCGATCGTCTGAACGACGTCGACACCACGCCAGTAGTAGCGGGCGAAGTGGTTTATGCGCTGGGTTATAATGGCAACATGACCGCGCTGGATCTGCGTTCTGGTCAGGTTCTGTGGAAGCGTGAACTGGGTTCAGTGCATGATTTCATCATTGACGGCGACCGCATCTATCTGGTCGATCAGGACGATCGCGTTGTTGCGTTGAACACCAACGGCGGCGTGAGCCTGTGGCGTCAAAGCGATCTGTTGCATCGCAACTTAACGGCTCCGGCGCTGTATAATGGCTATTTGGTTGTCGGCGATACTGAAGGATATCTGCACTGGCTGAATACGGCGGATGGTCGCTTCGTGGCGCAGCAAAAAGTGGATAGCTCGGGCTTCCTGAGCAAACCTGTGGTTGCCAGCGACAAGCTGCTGATTCAGGCGAAAAACGGTGATGTCTACGCGTTCACTCGCTAAGTAACCGTATTGATTTGGAGCACGGCATTTTTGGGTGTGCTCGTATAACGGCTCCTGACACTATCAGGGGCCGTTTCGTCTTTTTATCGTCAGCGAGTATTTCGCTGTAACGTATTGAAATATAAGTAATGAGGTTGTAACAATGATACCTGTCGTCGCGCTGGTCGGGCGCCCGAATGTGGGGAAATCCACGCTATTTAACCGCTTAACGCGCACCCGTGATGCATTAGTGGCGGATTTCCCTGGGCTGACTCGTGACCGCAAGTATGGTCGTGCAGAAGTGGAAGGGCATGAATTTATTATCGTCGATACCGGTGGTATTGATGGTACCGAAGACGGCGTGGAAACGCGCATGGCGGGCCAATCGCTGGTCGCGATTGAAGAAGCGGATATCGTGCTGTTCATGGTGGATGCACGTGCGGGGCTGATGCCTGCGGATGAAGGCATTGCTAAACATTTGCGCAGCCGCGAAAAGACGACCGTGCTGGTCGCTAACAAAACCGATGGCCTTGACCCGGATATGGTCACGGCGGATTTCTACTCGCTCGGAATGGGCGAAGTGTACGCGATCGCAGCGTCTCATGGCCGTGGTGTAACGTCGCTGCTGGAAACGGTTCTGCTGCCGTTTGTGCAGGATGAAACAGAAGAGCCGGCCGAGCTAACCGAAGAAGAAGAGAACGCGGCTTACTGGGCAGCGTTAGAAGCGGAAGAGCAGGCCAGCGAAGAAGAAGCAGAGGACGATTTTAATCCTGAAGATTTGCCGATCAAACTGGCGATTGTCGGGCGTCCGAATGTGGGCAAATCCACGCTGACTAACCGTATTTTGGGTGAAGAGCGCGTAGTGGTGTTCGACATGCCCGGTACGACGCGTGACAGTATCTACATCCCGATGGTGCGTGACGAACGTGAATACGTTCTGATTGATACCGCTGGGGTGCGTAAGCGTGGCAAAGTAACGGAAACGGTAGAAAAATTTTCTGTTATCAAGACATTGCAGGCGATTGAAGATGCCAACGTAGTGCTGCTGGTTATTGATGCGCGCGAAGGCATTTCCGATCAGGATCTCTCGCTATTGGGCTTTATCCTCAATAGTGGGCGCTCACTGGTGATTGTGGTGAACAAGTGGGATGGCATGTCGCAGGAAGCGCGTGAGCAGGTGAAAGAGACGCTGGATATGCGCCTAGGCTTTATCGATTTTGCCCGCATTCACTTTATTTCTGCGCTACACGGTAGCGGCGTGGGTAACCTGTTTGAGTCGGTAACCGAAGCCTATTCGTGCGCGACTCGTCGCGTCAGTACGGCGATGTTGACCCGTATCATGCAAATGGCATCAGACGATCACCAGCCGCCGCTGGTGCGCGGTCGCCGCGTGAAGCTGAAATATGCGCACGCCGGTGGTTATAACCCGCCGATTGTGGTGATCCACGGGAATCAGGTGAAAGACCTGCCGGATTCCTACAAGCGCTACCTGATGAACTACTATCGTCGTTCGCTGGAAGTGATGGGTACGCCGATTCGTATTCAGTTTAAAGAAGGGGAAAACCCCTTTGCGGACAAGCGCAACACGCTGACGCCAAACCAGCTACGCAAGCGTAAGCGGCTGATGTCGCATCTTAAAAAAAGTAAGTGATTTATTAACGGGGCGAATAGCGATATTCGCCCCGTTTTATCAGAGAAGAAACCAATAATAACCAAGGAAAGCCATGTCCTGGGAAACCTGGAGTTTTGCGTTCAACGTTACGATGCCTAATGTACTGATGTTGTTGCTTGGTATCGTGTTACGCAAACTCAATCTGCTTAATGATGCGTTTTGCGATACCGCCATGCGGCTTGTATTCAATCTTTCTCTTCCCTGTCTGCTGTTTTTTAGCGTTGCAGGCAACCACCAATCTTTCGCAAGCCAGTGGCCGCTGGTGGTTTATGGAACGATAGGAACATTAGCGACATTTCTGTTACTGGAAATCGCGGCGGTGCGCTTAGTTAAAGACCCAAAGGAACGTGGTATTTTTGTACAAGGCGGGTTCCGTTCTAATACGGGTGTGATGGGGTTGGCTTTTGCGATGAGTGCTTATGGCGATGAAGGTGTCGCTATCGGTTCTCTGTATCTGATGGTGACGGTGATTATGTTCAACGCGCTGTCTGTTATTACGTTAACACGCAGTTTGCAGCGGCAATCCCCTGAACAGAGGGTCCCTGCCAGTCAGTTGTTGCGCGGCATTGTAACGAACCCGCTGATTATTGGTCTGCTTCTTGGTGCTGCATATGGGCAGAGTCAGCTGCCAATGCCGAGTGTGATTAAACAAACTGGCGGCTTTATTTCCTCAATGGCGCTGCCTTTGGCGCTGTTATGTGCAGGGGCGAGTCTGGAATGGCGTAGTATGTTTCGTTCATCCAATGTTGCTGTGCTGTCTTCCATTGCGAAAATACTCGTTGTGCCAGGATTACTCACGTTGGGTGGGTGGCTTGTTGGTTTTCGCGGTGTTGAATTGGGCATTATTTTTCTGTTTTCCGCGACGCCGACCGCATCAGGCAGCTATGCGATGACACGAGCGATGGGGGGAAATGCGACGCTGGCGGCGAATATTATTGGGTTGACGACGGTTGGTGCGTTTTTCATGATTGCCATTGGGCTATATGTATTGCGCGCGCTCGATGTTGTTTAATTCCTGATAGCAGCGAGTTAGCCATTGATAACAGAAACGGGGAAAAAGATGGATGCGCTTTGTCCTGATTGTCACCACGCGATGATGTGGCAGCCTGACGGTTCGTTCCTGTGTGAGGGTTGCCAGCAGGATTATCTGCGTGAGGCTGCGTGCCCTGAATGTAAGCACTCGCTTCAGGAACTGAAAGCCTGTGGTGCGGTGGATTATTTTTGTCAGCAGCACGGGATGATTTCCAAACGGCGAGTCGCATTCAGCTACGCGCCTGCCGATTAAATTCATTATTACTTAATCAATGGTGACTCCTGTACGCCGTTGCGCCACAGCTCGGTCAGCTCCGGTGGCGCGCGGTCTTCGGGGATCAGCAGAATGATATCGGTATATTGATTCTGCTGCGGTTGGCAGTAGCTGATGTGGATGCGGTAATAGAACTGGTCGCCACGTCCTGGGCCATCAGGTTCACCGGGTTCGCGAGCCTGAGGCGCGGCATTACGGATCGCGTTACAAATCCGCTCCCGTTCGGATGGCGGTACGCTGGCGAGCGCGAAACGTCGTGGCCCCGCCAGCTTGGGGATAAAGGCGAATCCCCCTTCACGCGCTAGCTCAATGATGGCATCGTCGTTGAGCTCCGGCAGCGTTTTCATAAGAACTCCTGCCGTACCTCCACCCCGACTGTTTCCCACGACTGCATGACGATATCGGCAACGGTGTGGTTAAAACGTTGAGTGGCATGTTGAATGGTGTGGCGCGCGAAAATTTCGAAATCCGCATTTTGCGGCAGCGTTTTATCACACAGCGTGTCGTACCAGATGCGGCCGGCTTTTTCCCATGAATGGCCGCCCAGCGCGATGGCTGTAAGATAGAATGCCCGGTTGGGAATGCCTGAATTCAAGTGTACGCCGCCGTTGTCTTCACGCGTGTTCACATACTCGTTCATGTGAGAGGGCTGGGGGTCGATACCGAGCAGCTCATCATCATACGCCGTGCCCGGATGAGACATTGACCGCAGCCCCATGCCGTGAATACCCTCGGCCAGAAGCTTGTCACCGATAAGCCAATCGGCCTGCTCAGCGGTTTGCCCCAAATGATACTGCTTGACCATGGAGCCAAAGACATCGGACAGCGATTCATTGAGCGCACCGGACTGGCGGAAATAAATTAGCCCTGCTTCATTTTCGGTGATGCCGTGAGTGAGTTCATGTGCGACCACATCAAGCGCAATCGTGAAGCGATTAAAGATTTTGCCGTCGCCATCTCCAAACATCATCTGCTGCCCGTTCCAGAAGGCATTCTGGTAATCCTGACCGTAATGGACTGTGCCAGCCAGCGGTAGTCCCTCTGCATCCAGCGAGTTACGTTGAAAAATCTTCCAGAAGAAGTCGTAAGTGACGTCCAGATAGTTATAGGCCTCATCGACGGCGATATCGCCGTTGCTGGGTTGGCCTTCAGCGCGCACCAGCTTGCCGGGCAGCTGTTGTTGCTGTTCGGCATCATGAATGCTGCGATTTGCCTGCCCAGCGGGTAATTTCTCATGGGGTTCCGGGCGCGGATTGTGGCTGACCATTAATGACTGAACGTGCATCAGCGTCTGTTGCGCGCAGTGGCGCTGCTCGTCTGTGCCGTTTGCGATAATACGATGCAAAATGTAAGGGGGGATCACACTACAAATCGGTCTGGACTTCATACCTCATCTCCTTGAAAACGCTCATCAGGGGTAACACAGACGATCAACAAAGCTCACTGTCTTTATCCACTTCCTTTCACCACGTGGAGGCTGGTAACCCATGCAGTGAAAACGGTGAATATAAGTTAGTGAGCTGGGAATGAGTATAGTTCAGATGTCGGGGGCAAGAATGGGGGATCGCCGTTGTTTTAGGACAAATCCCCATTCACGCATTTTATGCCGATCGCGTTATTTTGGCGTCCGGGATGAGGTTTTTCGCTGCTTTTTCGCGGAATCTGGATTCGGAACCAATGTTGTGACCTGGCTTTCCACCCAGCCGTCCTGCAAGCGGGTTTTCAGTGTTTCACCGGGGGTGATTTGTGCGACGTTTTTCAGCACCTTACCGTCCGGGGCGGTGGTGACGTTATAGCCGCGCGCCAGCGTCGCCAGCGGACTAACGCCTTCCAGTCGCGAACAGGCGATACCTAGCTTCTGCTTGTTCTGATTCAACTGACGTTCTACTGCGCTTTGCATCTGATAGCTAAGCTGCTGCAAACGCTGCTGCGCACGATGGATCCGGGTCTGCGGCTGCTGCTGCATCAGACGCTGTTGTAAGCGTTCACTTCGGCGCGAGGTCTGCCGTAGCTGCTGCTGCATAGCATCATCCAGCCGCTGACGCAGTTTAACCAGCTGTGCCTGCTGACGCGTCAGCCGCAGCTGCGGATGCTGCTGCTGTAAGCGGTGGTGCAGAC
This region includes:
- a CDS encoding zinc ribbon domain-containing protein, with amino-acid sequence MDALCPDCHHAMMWQPDGSFLCEGCQQDYLREAACPECKHSLQELKACGAVDYFCQQHGMISKRRVAFSYAPAD
- a CDS encoding peptidase M4 family protein; this encodes MKSRPICSVIPPYILHRIIANGTDEQRHCAQQTLMHVQSLMVSHNPRPEPHEKLPAGQANRSIHDAEQQQQLPGKLVRAEGQPSNGDIAVDEAYNYLDVTYDFFWKIFQRNSLDAEGLPLAGTVHYGQDYQNAFWNGQQMMFGDGDGKIFNRFTIALDVVAHELTHGITENEAGLIYFRQSGALNESLSDVFGSMVKQYHLGQTAEQADWLIGDKLLAEGIHGMGLRSMSHPGTAYDDELLGIDPQPSHMNEYVNTREDNGGVHLNSGIPNRAFYLTAIALGGHSWEKAGRIWYDTLCDKTLPQNADFEIFARHTIQHATQRFNHTVADIVMQSWETVGVEVRQEFL